The DNA window AAAAGTTTTAGAAAACTTATACAATTATTTGcagtcttttttttttcttctttttttcaataatattttcatattttttaatttgtttgatttCTCATGATAAACTGGTGACATATCAGCGGTCCACACCAGAACCCCCTATGGACGCACGAGTTTCTATTAATATatactatttttgaattttttttccaatttactatttttgtttaaacaaataaaacatttacatttcaatttcatttatatttCATATAAAAACACTTTTCGATTTTTTTACTTTGGACTATATGTATCTGATAAATACAATCCAacccacaccagaacccgtgcggacgcacgggtaacacacagtaccgtgtgaacgcacgggtaaccagGTCAAAATTATTATGAACGCACAAGTAGTACACCAATAcacgtgtgaacgcacgggtaactaGACCAAATTTCGTGTGAACGTACGAGTAAGCACTCAAAATCCGTGTGAACGCACaggtatctaatatttttattttgaagcaatttttaatttaaaatataataatttttaagataatatatgaATAATTATAGTGTATATTATTgatgtctttcttttaaaatttgaaaaatagagacaattttgttcttatttaaaaaaatatgtctttcatttaaatatttatctttgattaacttatatatttatctttgactattatttatttattttttaataatttttttattttatttaatttgtttgaaTTCGCATGACAAACTGGTGACGTATCCACGGTCCACAGCAggacccgtgcggacgcacgggtaacCAGGCCAAAatccgtgtgaacgcacgggtaacacaccagtaccgtgTAAAATTATGTTTCCACTgattttaaactaattttaatttttaatatttatttgtctcatttattaaactttacaaatgtttttattattacaactctatcgatcttaaaaaaatattttgtttttctgtttttcaCAATTAgtttttaatagtttttcttaaTAATAGAAGTTTTTAAAAAGGTATACAATTTTTTCGCTgtctatattttttctttttctcatgaCAAACTGATGACATATCCGCAgtccacaccagaacccgtgcagACGCACGGGTTTCCCACTAGTTAAAAGTTAACATAAGAGCGAGGCAAAAGTATTATAAAAGTTTGTGTATTTGAAAGAGTATTTGCACGAAAAAATCTTACTTGTCTAAGTATTTAgaagaatatatataaaaacaattgtgACGTGTTTGATTGTATGTAGGAtgatttgtagaaatattttataCAAAACTTTCATGAAACATTTACTCTGATTATATCTTTGATTGCATAAATAAACAGCTTACATGACAAATGCTAATTTAATGAATGCTTAATTAATTAATGCTACTAAACTGAGCCTGAAAGAGTATACCTTGGCTGCTGCACTATCAATACAAGCaacattaaaataaatttttaatggaGAAATATACCAAACTATATATTTTCCTTGCAACAAACAAGCATACAGCCCAAATCTTAGCTAAATAATTTTGatacaataaatattttaaaaaatggtgacaatgaAATGTAATTGAATTTTAGAAGCTGAGGTAAGACTCCACAATCCCCCATTTGTTAACATGTGGTAAATTAGAAAATTCTGCACAGTTCAATCCTCACTAAGAATAATATAACTAAAATCTGTATCACATTACAGACTTGCGTAATTCATCTGTTCCATGTGCAAAATGACACTTTTCCCCAAAAGTGCAGGATCCTTTGGTGAAATTTTCACACAGCTTGGTCTTGAAGTTGTTTGCAGGAGCAGAAGAATTTGAAGTGGTGTTTTTTCTCGGAGGTCCGGAGACCGAACTCACGTTTAGAATAAGGTCATGAACCATGGCACTAGCTTGTTTGATCTGATCAAAATTCCCCTCGAGTTCAATATTTCTAAGGTTAGGATCTTCATGATCCCTAATAGAAAGTTTAGCTCCTGTTATGCGACAGATTTGCTTGGAATTTACACCATTTTTTCCAATGACAGCTCCAGCAAGGGAAGCATTGATACTAATTTTTGCAGTGGCCGAGGCTCCAAAGCCGGCAGCAGCTACATGAGCTGGAGGTGGAGGCTCGAATCTCCCACCAGCCCTGCTGCTCTGCATTTGTCCCATGGGACGAGTATCTTCGTATGTAGGGACCGCGGGCCTGCCAAGCTCCCACTCACCATGGGCAAAGTGACATTTATCACCAAATTTGCAACCTTCAGCACTATTGAACTTGGTGCACAATCGGGTCTTAACAACCGGTGGAGAAGACCCGTCCGGGAAGGATGGCGGAACATTTGGATTTCTACCAACGGGTGGAATAGCAGGACTGCTACCAACATTGATCATCTGAGAGACAGCTTTAAAGCCTCCAGGAACGTAATGCAAGAAATGACAACCCTCACCAAAAGGACATCCAGAGGTGCTGCATAATAGATGAAATCATATAATATCAGACTAACATACATGTAAACCATCTCATCAGTTGCAAATTTAGTAAATATTTGAATGGCCTCCGCAATTCACAAATCATTGTAACAATTTGATGGAACCAGGTGAGCAGATACATGCAGCGGTTGTAACTAAAACAATTATCAAACACAGGACACATTAATATATCGATATGAGATTATCACCAAAAGAAACAGAAATGACAGAGAAATTGAAGAGGAATATGAAAATGTGAATAGATGCAAATTAGCTATCTAAACTTAGAAACTGTTTGGCTATGTGTTTCAAACCATAAATGTGTGTCACATTTCCGAAAAAACATGGAAAAAAACAAGGCTTCGTTTTGTAGCATCAAGAAACGTACGTTCAGTGGTGCTTAGTGATGAGTTTCCAAAcacatactaataataatattctgTATAAAGGAATGGATTGTTGGGTTCTTGACAATTGAAGGATGACCTGACCTACCCATTTCCTTGttattttacaaataaattaaCATGGCCTAGCCTATTCTTATTACTAATTCAAACCAAACAAATTGTTTAGCCCCAAAATAAACAGCAGGAGACATTGTATCAAACACACGAATCGGGACACAGGCAAGGAAGGAGAGCAAAACAGAGAGTTTTAGTCAAACCTTATGCCCAGAAACAAAGGCAAAAGGTTTAGTCATAATGTCACACAAGCATAAACGCAGAGTgatcaaaaactaaaaaaataaagtgCTACACTTTCAAAGTAAATCAGAATTCATGGAGATCAAATTGATAAAGAACAATACAGAAAGAGGTCCTTTAACAGAAAAGTAGAAATAGAATATGCATAGTAAATGATTGTGAAAATAGTAACATATATTAGGCCCTCGTCCACCAATGGCAACTTCCTAGCAAGAAAGATTAAAGATATTACTAATAAATTATCAAGATAAGATTCAGCATCAAAATAGGATGAGTTTGGTTGTTAGAGAAGTCCCAAGGGTTTATTTAAGTTTAAATCATCATTTTTCGCAACCTAAAACCCTCAAATCATCATTTAGTACACAAAACCTCAATGAAATAAACATAAACCAATATCAAATACAGTCTTATACATAATTCCACTTAAAACCTATCAATCAAACCCCAAAATCTGAAAATTCCAAAGTTTTCAAAACCCAAAACTCAACTTAAAGATTACCAGACAATAGACCGTTTAAATCATTTCCTATCCCAAATATATCATATGCTCGCAATTCTTTGGTGGAGGATTTGGAGATTTAAAGTAAGGGAATTAATAAAAGGATTCAaatgtaacaacaacaacaacaacaacaacaacaacaaaaaattggaTGACTACTTTCAATCAAAATTTTATCAAATGATCAAACTTGCATAATATAGTGCTATTAAGGAAGAAAAGTAAGGCACGTAGTCGTAactttaaattaaacaaattgcCATAATTGTAAAAGTTTGGTTGCAAACTGAAACTACAAAAGATACCAAGGCAAATGAGGGATATTTAGGGCTAAGCAATACAATATACAACGATCTAGATGAAGAAAAAATTTATTAGATAGAATTCATAATAAGTAGGTGAGGAATTCAATGACTTCAGAGttaatgaaatatttaaaggTGCATCTACCAAGTAGTTATACTAGAAAAGAACAAAGTTAACAGACTATAATTTAGCATAATAGTtggaaatattttcaaaaaaaaataatacatagCAGAAGGGAGCAATTGTTTTAATACACGAGGGATTATATTAAACACGGCTGTCTTCACCATTTTTTAATACAATTTCAAAAGTCTAACCGGAATATTTCGAATCATTTCAAAGTTTCACAAATTTTCTAGTTGGAACAGATGACATAGATTAAAAAGATGACAGACAGGCGAACTATGGCAGCAAATAACAGTCCTCGAGAAAATATAATCAAGGTGGCAAAAATACTAACAACACAAACAACATGCCTAATTGCCTATCAAGTATCAACAATACACAAGAGAAAACTGATACAGTCAAGACATCAAAATTATCCTCTCAGATCATGTATATATTTTGAATACCATATAGTGTCAGGATTTCCAAATATAATCCAGAATGAAGTAAATTAATGCTATGAATGATTCCCACAATCAATTATATTTTCCTCTTTTGATAGAACATGTCTTAAGCCATGTACTACTCTAGATATTCAATTGATCTGCATCACCTCTCTTTTACtcacaaaaaagagaaaattgtataTATGTGGATCAAGTTTTGTATCTCCGTAGAACTgcttttgtttatatatatagcTCATCGAGCATTTAACAGAGCTGATCCTGAGAATCAACAATTTCAGTTCATAATCTTGTTATCATGATTACCAGTAAACCTGTACGAAAGCTTTAATTACCCAATTGATTAGTAAAATCACATGGATTCTTGTTACAGAAGATTGTGTATAAATTTTATGAAATTTGTACATATATAAAAATTGCATTagattttttttacataaattaaAGATTTGAACCTGAAAAACTTTGTGCATGGCTTCGATTTGCTTCCTAAACCAGATTGAAAGGACTCCATTTCTGTTACAGAACATTAATTAAGTTCCCTCAGTTAAATTTTACGTTTCACCTTAAATTACTAGCTCATTATGATTACGATTTAACAAAATATTCAATGTTTAGTTATCAGGATTCAAAAATTAACACTATATTAACTTCTAATACACAACAAAACCTAGAATTAACGGTAATTATTATTCGACTCGTAGTGATAAAGCCTAGCACGAATAAGGAGGAGAAGGAGATGAAAAGACGTACCGGATCTTCCTCGTTTTCCGGCGCCATTGCCATTGAAGGAAGCTTCGGATCTTCCTCTTTTGCGATCCATTGATAAACCTCGCTGGATTTGAAGTCTAGGGTTTCGGAACGCACGAGAACGAAGAGAGAAGTAGAAAGGAGTTTAGAGATTTGGTTTATATACGTTGGAGGTTACACGCGTGTGTGATACTCGTTTGTGCCCTATCCTGTTTCGATTCGTTATTTACCAGTCTTCGTTTTTTGGGTTAAAAGCACTACTGTAGTAATTTGTTAGAGAAGTTTCACTTTTCACCCTCGTTGAATATTTACTAGTACTATCATTTTTTGttgttaaattaaatttaatagaaaAAGTTTTAAAGTCCTCAAATACAAGTGAAAAGACAAAACTAACAAACctattttttcattaaataaaCATTAGTATTATTTAATGCAGCATATCcaaatatattcatatatatttatttgtaaatgagAAGTATTTAGGTTTCAAAATGcattatataaaaacaattagaaataactCCTTGAAGACTTTATAAGAGAGTTGGATCGAAGTTTTATGTTTAAAAAggtaaatttttgaataaatatgatgagTGATTTTTGTTAATGTTGTTATCAATATTGTTCCGTACGAGAATTAGAAATATATGGGGATCTAACGGATTTAATTTTCGAGGGATGAAATGAGTTTTTAGTATGAAGGAGTCGAGGTAGACCTGCAAGGTTGACATTCCAACGTTTAAGTTAATGAATGAGTGGGAAAGTAGTAAGAGTGCGTGAATAAGAGAATACTTGAAATAGC is part of the Vicia villosa cultivar HV-30 ecotype Madison, WI linkage group LG2, Vvil1.0, whole genome shotgun sequence genome and encodes:
- the LOC131648813 gene encoding zinc finger CCCH domain-containing protein 14-like; its protein translation is MDRKRGRSEASFNGNGAGKRGRSEMESFQSGLGSKSKPCTKFFSTSGCPFGEGCHFLHYVPGGFKAVSQMINVGSSPAIPPVGRNPNVPPSFPDGSSPPVVKTRLCTKFNSAEGCKFGDKCHFAHGEWELGRPAVPTYEDTRPMGQMQSSRAGGRFEPPPPAHVAAAGFGASATAKISINASLAGAVIGKNGVNSKQICRITGAKLSIRDHEDPNLRNIELEGNFDQIKQASAMVHDLILNVSSVSGPPRKNTTSNSSAPANNFKTKLCENFTKGSCTFGEKCHFAHGTDELRKSVM